Part of the Triticum urartu cultivar G1812 chromosome 2, Tu2.1, whole genome shotgun sequence genome, ATATGCCAGATAAATTAGAAGAGATTAGTTGTTTAAATTCTACTTACATACTTCATAAACAGAACTGTCCAAATGTTTTGAGAATTATTCTTAAATAAGAAGGAATAAAGTGGCTGCAAAGATCTCATGAAAAGGAATTGTTCGAAGGAGACACAAATTCCAAATACTACCATGTTAAGGCAAATGACTGGTAAAATCCACATCCTCGCTTCACTTGTGGATAATCCTTCGCTGCACTTttacttgctttgcatgtttgTTAGCTTGCTATCTAGTTTTTTTTGCCTAGCATACCTTGTTTTGTTCTTCCTTGCCATATAGGTTGTACTCACCCAGTTGCATATCTAGAGAATCTACTTTATCTACATTACCTAAATTGGAAGATAAGCTTAAAATCTGCAGTCTCCTATCACCCCCTCTAGCCGACTTCTCAATCCTTTCAGGGGCAGACGTAGTTGTGGCCTCACCACTCATCCCACATGGTGACAATCCTAGAGCACCTTGAGGTTGGAGGAGTCGGCAAGGGGCGCGTCCACACCATGGCGATTGACTGTAACCGCAAGGGACATGAGCGAGCCCGTGGAAGATGCAGTGGGATCGACACGCCCACTGCGCGTCTGTGGTTGTGTGCCTGCCTATTGAGGAAGGTTGGTGAAGGCATGACCCCCAGTTCTTTCTGAAGTAATGCAAGAGAGCACACCGTGTCCAATTTTGAAGGCGTTGCACTCTCATGACTGCTCAGATGTCCGCACATAGTTGATGCCAAAATTGGGTGCACATAAGAAGATTAAAATGATGCCCAACCAAATCTAGCTAAGTTTTTCACGCATATTGCAACGAAATATAAGCAACGCAAGAAAAAACTCAGGGACCCATATGCATCCACAACGCTTCCTGAATAGCAAACATCTGATATTACTACTCGCAAAGAGTCTGCCAGAGACGTAGATTTTCGTGAGTATTGACGAAAAGCAATGGAGGATGTGCCTGCCTAATTCTGTCAAGTAACAGACTCATGTGCGTGAAGGTTGAAAGAATATGAGTTGAGGGCGAGGGAACGAACTAACCTTTGGCCCGAGCAGCATCGATGTAAGCAAGGACACCAAAGCCACCCCTGGTAGATGTGCAACGTCTTGGTCCATAGAGCAGGGAGCCATGGGCACGTTGTGGCCGGTGTCGAAGAGGACTCGAGAGTCTCGACTGTGGGGGCGTGACGACATCAACCCTCACCTCCTCACCTGATGAAGTTGTTGTAGATGTCGAGCGCCCTTGGTGGAGTGTGGCCGCCACCATGCGGAGGTCCGCCACACGCTTCTCGAGATTGAGGCATCATGCCACCAAGTCGTCGATCTTGGAGGACCGACTCTTGACGAGATTCGTGTTGGAACGCTGATTGGTGCGCATCTCGTCGAGGGATGTGTTGAGCTTCTCGAGGTACTCCTTGGACGAGGGTTCAATGGCTTTGATCTGGTTGTGGACTTGGCGAAGACGGCGAGCCTATACAAAGTGAGCCAGTAGAGGGTGGCGTGTGATTTCTGATAGGATGTTAAGATACAGATGTAGGTCCTCGATAGAACGATCTCACTGATGGATATAGCTTGGGAAATAAGGTCTTAATCGCAAGGAAGAACATGGGATATGGATGAATAAAAGGCGCAGGTGCCAAAGCCATGGTCCGCTAGACGCCCTCCTTTCCGTGATGTAGTGTATAAGCGACAACGTAGGTGAGCTGGCTACGCAAACCCGCTTGGGCCCTTGGTGCTTTCGATTTTGTTGATGGTGACGACTTGGTCGTGGGGTCGGTGGTTCGCGGCCACTGGATGGTAGGCTGCGTTTGCCAAGGACGCTGACACGGTCCCACGGATAAAAAATACTGCAAGTGGTAGTAAGCAATTGTGATTTTTTTTTTTAAGATTTGACCACCTAAGAAGGGAGATGCTGAAATTTACACGAAGATGTCAGTTAGGAGCGTCAAACAGTTGGTAAATAAATGAACACTGCTATGCACACGATGACTCCACGCACGATCCACCCACGACAACGTTCCTACACCATTCGATTACCTAGTTTGTTTAATCTGTGTGGCTTGTCATCCCGTCGGGCACAAATCGTACGTTAGCAATCGTGTGCAGGGCACTTCCGTAAACAAATTTCGAAACGGTTCGCGCACCTGTAGCGCGATACTTCTGCGTACGCCCGGGTCATCTCTTGCATGTCTCACACACCTTTTCGAGTGATACGGTACTAGAAACTGACCGCGCAGGCGAGTGAGATGCGGGTTCTCCGCATGAGACCAGCAAGCATTGGAGAAGCAGGACAGGAGGCCGGCCCTCTTTTCACACACCGGCAACCCTGGACTTGGCCGTGCCGTGGCAGCAACAACACGGGGAGCTGATCAACGCGAGGTGGTGCCCGCTGGCACCGTGAATTCCACTGGAAACGGCGGTGCACGGAAAGGAGCGCGCATGACAACAGGGATAACGCTGGAACCCACGCCGCTGCAGCTCCGGAAACGGAAGCCTTTTACGCGCTGCGGCTGGCTGCATCTGGCGGAGTGCGCGCACTGCAAGCTTCCAAAAATGAATTCGATCGAGCCGGACGAACGCCCAGCTACAATCGTTGTTTGAATCGCAGCAGCATCACGCGGCGGCAGGCCAGCCCACCTTCCTCCTTGTCGCCGCCCGCTTCATTCACCCCGCTCCCGCCGGTGCGCGCCGCCCCCCTCCAGTTTCCCACCCAACCAATCTCGGCTctccccccctcccccgcccCGGAGGCCAGATTGCTTccatggacgccgccgccgccgccgtcaccaCCCTCTCCGCGCTCGCCGTCTTCGCCAGCACGCTCCACCAAGGTCGGCCCCTCGATCGTTCTCCTCCCGCTCGCGTCGCACGGCGTTTTTGTGTGTGACGTACGGCTTTTTTTTCCTTCGCAGGCGCCGTGCGGAGCGTGCACGGGTACAGGGTCGTCGCGATGGGAGGGAGGTGCGCGTGGGACCGGTGGGTGGAGCGGGAGTTCGCCTTCTCCCCCACCTCCTGCCGCGAGGTCCcgctccccgccgccgcgccgcggATACTCCCGGTCGAGTGGCGCGGCCGCCCGGCGTACCGCGAGGGCCAGGTGCTGGGCGCCTGGCGCTGCGTCCTGGCCTTCGATTCCATCGCCGCCGTGCCGCTGCCGCCCACGCCTCCCCCGATGCTCTGCCCCTTCCGGTAGTAGTACACACGATTCTTCCCGTGACAACTCGCTGGCTGATTGCGAATTGAGGGCTGACAGCGTCGTttcttgtctgtcttgtcatcagGAACCCGGGGCTGGTGTGCGTGCCTTCGCTGTACAACGACCTGTACATGGTGTATCAGTTTCAGAAATTTCAACAGGCCCCGGAGCTCGTCAAACGTGATTCGGATGAGAAATCGACCCGTTTGGAAGCagaggataaaacttctgatgtcGAAGTTAAAGAAGAGTCAGGGTCTGATTCTGATGAGGATCCCCAATCTGGTGAAGGTGATTGCGTCTCCTCCATATTCTCACCTGCAAAATCTAACAACTGTAGATGCTGTCACTAGTGTTGTTCTCACTGTCGTTAGTGTGAGGTGGATGTTGAATCAGGGGTTTGGGTGTGCGGCCAAGGCAAACTGAGAGACTGGTCTTTACATACTGACAAAGGAGAATGAGTTGGTTGAAAGTGTGGATGTTGAAACAGAGCTTTGGGTGTGGGAGTCAGGAATATGAATATTGTTTAAGACCAATGCATCCTAGTATGCACCTAGCATGACCATTGCTAGCTACATAGCTCCCTTCCTGAATAACAATGGGCCATCTGCTAATTGATTAGTATTATGTGGATATACCACATGTTCAGATTTTTTTTTTCAGGGTGACAGATGCATAACAGTTCTTTGGGACAGATAAATTTGATAAGATGGTTATAGCTAGCCTTAACAAGTTCATGGTGTATACTGTGTACAAACTGATTCCTTTATATGGGATCTTTTTGGACACCAATTTTACTTATGTTGTCATACATAATACTGTATTAAACTAAGTTTATGTTATTGGGACATATCTATTTCAAATTTCACACGACTATTTTGCATCAACTTTGAAACCCTACCTTCTTGTTTGCAGAAGTTTCAAACTGCAAATACCTTGCTTGCAACTTAGTCTAAATATCCTGCTGGTACCAAATAGGAAGTTAAAAATGAGGTGAAGCAAGTACAAAATGAAACTTATTTGTTTGTGATGTTACTTTTTAAGGCAATTGTTGATCTCATGCAGATTTTGGAATCATATTTGAGCTATTAGATGGACTCTTGGCATCTGAATAACCGCAACTAAAAATGATTCAAGGGAATGACTTGCAGTTGCTTCTCATGGAACTTCTTGTGTGTCTGTTCTCTGTTGCTTACTACTTCGTGCTCTCCCTGCCAAGAACTTAAATACTCGTATATATGGACAATTTCAATAATTTTGAAAAGTATCGTACCTTCTGAAATCTGAAGTCCTATTCTGCCTGTGTTGTTTCATTTGTCTTCATCGCCGTGATGTTTTTCATTTCGTCTTCAGTATGCTGATCCCAATCTACATATGTCGGATGCAGAACTTCCAGCACATGTTGAGAGACGCCGGAGAGCCAAGAAGCAGCACATAGCTAGCATCACTCTAGCTGACATAGCCCCGTACTTCCATCTTCCAATCAGAGAAGCATCCAGGGCTCTGAAGATCGGAGTCAGCATACTGAAGCAGAAATGCAGGCAATACGGGATACCCCGCTGGCCTCACAGGAAGATCAAGTCCCTCGATTCACTGATTAGTGATCTGGAGGTAAATCTGGCAgcaccctctctccctctctgctTGATCATTCATCTCTGTTCGTAAACATAGCCGTGCAACATTTGGCTGTAGTCTGCAGCAGTGGATCATGTAGTGCCGACCTGTTGACACCAACACAACACATTCTTTTTTTGTGTCCATTGTTACAGTTTGTGATGGACGACACAGATGGAGATGTTGTGCAGAAGGAGACTCGCAGgcagagggagaaggagagggagaaggagaaggagaaggagaagcagGAGGCGATCCAAGCGCTGGCTAAGCGGAAGCGGTTGCTGGAGAGCGAGAAGGAGATCATCCAGCAGAAGCCTGCCCTGGACCTGATGGCTGAAACCAAGCTGTTTAGGGAGGACGTTTTCAAGAGGAGATACAGAGCTAAAAGATTGCCCGGTCAATGATTTCTTTTGCTATCCTTTCTGAGGCTTGACTCTCATGTCATGTGTAAGTGTAACTAGTGCTCATTCTTTGGACAGCAAGGAGCTGGTGTCTCAGAGTTATATTACCAGAGATGGTCAAAGCTATCTACCGCCAGTGTCTCAGAGTTATGCTTGGTGTTGTTTCAGTAAGTGATAATAGTATAATACTAGTAGATGATTACTGGTGCATCTGTTGCCTCCTGTCTCCTGATGGTTGGCGCCCTGGCCGTTCCGGCAGACTGAACTAAGTGGAATTCAGTATGAACATTGAGGTGAACTAACTGGAATTCAGTCTGAACATTGAGGATAGAGGAACTCCACTGTCAAGTTCAGAGTTACAGACGAAAATGTCTTATAAATCTTGTAGTTGGAAGTTCCAGGCAGCCGCGGTGAGAAGCGCCCATCATGCATGTTCAGACTGGCGTGGCTAGCTCGAAAACCCACCTGTACCACCGTAAGTTCACGGGAAAACTCTTGACCAGTTTCGTCCTGATAATCGCAACCACCCACCGGTCCCGTTAACACCTCAAGGTTTTGAGAAGATTCGCCATTCGCTACTTTTAGTGTCTTTTTAGGGCTAATGTCGGGTGCTCTGTCTTTTCATTATAGATTAGGAATTTACAAGAGAGAAGTCTGAAGCCCTAGGGCaaacaaaaagagagaaggaaaTGAATTACAAAGCTAAAGGCCTGTTAGGGAGCATGATGATGATCTTCTGCCATACTTCCTTTGCAAATGGGCAGGAACAGTTCAGATGAGCGCAGTGTCAATCCTTTGATCGCAGAGGGAGCAGGTGTCGTTGTATTCACATCCTCTCTAGTTTTTTTAAACGAGGCAACTTTTTTGTCATTTTCATTGATTAAGAAGAAGAGAGTTGACTGGTTAATTGAAGGAAAATTGGGCGAAAACCTAAATACAACCCCACACGGGGCACACACGACGACCTGACCACAAGGGCCAATAAGTCGACCGAAGCGGCGAGGACATGGCAGCTCAGATTTTGAAGAAGAGCTTCACATCCTCTCTATTTTGAGCTAGCAGCCAAGCAaagaatttgattttttttgcctCCACTTTTGCTTTTCAAATGGCATTTAACTCTGGCTTTGCAATAGTTTCGATGAATTGGGCACCTGCTACTTTTAGTGTTGGGTCGAAACTGAGGGAGTAATCCGCTCGCCTGTTAATTTCCTAACGGAACTACATTTGTTCATCATGATCCAAGTATGAAACCACTCTAGTATCTAAATCAATTTAGGTTTGAGGAGTGTTCTTCGGAGCATTAGAACACGGCTGAAACTGAAAGACCGAAACTGCAAGACGCACTCCAATACTGCAACAATTTTAACCCACATTTTTTGTGTGGGGATTTTAACCCAAAGATTTATTTTTGAGGCGATTTAACCCGCAAATACGGAGAGCAACTAGTTGgcgagcgctccttcgggagcctccCAACGATCACTTGCGAGTGGGCTGAGAGCGTTAAATCGCCACGTGTCGTGCTCTAGGCGCGCCCTccagattttttttattttttcacaCGCGTTTTCAGCTTTTTAAATGGGGTTTTTTGATTTTTCTAGACTTTTTGGTTTTCCAtcggtctttcttagcttttggacccaaaaaaataaaaaaaatattttGCATGAAAAACACGTTTTCtttctttcgcgagaggcatgcttttgctttcgcgagaggtaCGGTTTTACTTTGACGAGAGACACGATCATGCCTTTCCGAAACGAAAAAAGGCGAttttttttcttccgcgagaggcacagtTGTGCTTTTGTGAGAGGCACGTCCGTGCCTCTCAGAAACGCAAAAAAAACGTGTTTTCCGTTTTTTTTTCTGCCGgaagaggcacggttgtgctttcacCAGAGGCACGGCTGTGCCTCTCGTAAAAgaaaaaaaaacgtgttttctgtttttttcttccgcaaccgtgcctcttggaaacggagaaaacaaatatgtttttgtttttttctttcataagagtcacgattttgctttcgcgagaggcacgattgtgctttcgtgagaggcacggCCGTGTCTCTCGGAAACGAAAATAAAATGTGTTTTTTGATTATTTTTTTCCTTCCGTGAGAGGCAtgattttgcttccgcgagaggcacgattGTGTTTTCACAAAGAGGTATGACTAtgcctctcgaaaacgaaaaTAAAACGCATTTTTTGATATATATTTTTCCTTTCGTGAGAGGCATGGTTTtacttccgcgagaggcatggttgtgtTTTCACGAAGAGGCACGGTCATGCCTTTTttggaaatgaaaaaaaaacatgcACCCAGTTTGTTTTTTTGTCTGCTTTTGTTCGGTTTTTTCTTAAAAATAAAAGTTTGTCAAAACCTATCAATATGGAATCTAGTTTTAAAGATCTCTATGCGAGTAATCAAATGGTGAAAATGATTCAAGATTTGGACGCACATTTTAAAAAATAAAATGTTTTGAATAAATAGATATATGGAAAAAAACTAACATATTGCAATATAATGGGAGTGAGTTTTGCAAAGAGTATTCTTTAGTTACTCCCttcgtctaggtgtgtaagtcaccttacgaaaatcAAATAATTTCAAAACACTTAGACACGGTATATTAACTCCCTCCTCGTTTCTTGTtttgtgacatatcaaccaataagagatgtgggccgtgcatgctttcaataacttaagactaccaaacatgacgtgcagtggttagttcattgcatgcaatgctattataTAATTAGAAAAGGACATaaattttctctttttttcttcatCTTAGTCGCGGTGCACAACCAAGGAAGTAGATTTGGACAGATACGGCCGCGGCCGTTTTAACACGCAGATGCATCTGTCCCAGTGATGGGCCCATTAAACGACATCATTTTTTTTGGGACACCACTAAACAACAGCTTGAATGGTGTTTCCGAGTCTTGGACCGTTGTGTTCTAAAAAAAGAAGTCTTGGACCGTCCGCTTCCATAGACGACACGCTAAAAAAAAGCTGGCATcctcaaaaaaagaaaaagctGCCGAGTTAATTctcctcaaaaaaaaaaaaaaaagctGGCGCGTTTTAATGCCGGGGAAGCACGACACTACACAAGGCACCGCAAGTCCACCCGTTCAGATAGACTCGCTCACGGTAGGTGCCGGTGCGGCATGGAGACTTCTGATCGGGTCAGCGAGGAGGACGCAAGCGCATGCATCACACACGGCAGTACATATCTCACCCGTCGATCCACTCAAGTGTGCTCTAGATCGGACCATCGGAGCATGCATGAATCGTGAACTTAACCGGGTAATTGCTTCCTTTTATGCGTGCACAAAAATGTAAAGGCCTGTGCTATGCTAGGCGCCGGTCAACCGATCACCTCCCCAGCCTTCAGATGAAACGCAAGTCAACGTCGAGGATTACCCTGCAATACCTCTTCTTTTTATCATTACTAGCAAAggagcccgtgcgttgcaatgagAGAGAAAACATAACAATCGTTCTTAACCCAACAACTATCACTCAAGATCACAATATGTCCATCTCCTTTGTTTttgcgaggcatcatatttgtgttgccaCTTATCTTCCTTCCCACCCTCGTCGGCGATGGCCTCGGTGTTCACATAAAACAACAAAAAACATGtttgaatatggttaatcctaagacatctctctcttcctctctcctccctctctctcactcTCGCGATGATAAATTTGTTGTTTTTCCCTGCGacatttttcagaggtatgcatgtgtagttattgatattttcttttccttatatggttatagtggggtgtttatttgcaatccggATCGCCGCCGGTACGAAAGAAAGACGGATCTTgcgctataaattataagtttgctttcaaaacaatatttaaaaaatatttaacaggtaaaattaacatcatatttagattccacacatttttctaataaaatttcatatataatatgttaaaatcgaaGTTACAGTTTAAAAGATACgaataatttagaaaatcatttgtttgattcaaatatattttaaaataatatttaaaaatatttaacaggtaaaaataatctcatattcatattttacatatttttctaatctaatttcatatataacatgttcaaatcgAAGTTAcagtttaaaagatatggatgattttaaaaagcatttATTTGACTTAAATATAATCCGCggatgaattacctaaaacatcaggggggagggggggttcGAAAAGTGTAAAATAACGGTTCGGGTGTGACTTAAATCCGGACGACGGGTTGATTTCAAGAAAACACAGGGACTTTTGTGTAAAATACAAAAAACAATTCATTTTAACTTAAAACAAGACTGCGGGTTGACTTCTCTGAAATGGAGGGACTTTTCTAAAAAATGTCATGATGGACGATCATAAATccaatttgctttattattaggtaaagatcAGAAGAAACATACCAAGACATCTAGTAGAATGTATGGAGCAATTGTTTTTTTAATTATGAACaattagagcaactccaacgcgTCGACCCAAACGAACGACGCTTTTGTCCGCCTTTTATCCGTTTGGATTGGCCGCCCGCTCAACGTCTGCCCTCTTTAAGATTTGGGTCGGCATTGCGTCCAACAGCCATGACTCATTTCATGTCCGCATGGAAAATTTGGAAAAGGCCCACGGTCATAGATCATGCCAGCGGCCATGTCATCGCCCGAAGTTCATGCCGGCACCAATGCTAGCCCGACATACAATGCCAGCTTCAGAAAAACACCACACAGTTCAGCTGACGCACTTGCCAGCGGTCGGCACACAAAAAGGGGCGGGAGTTCGACCACACCATCGCGGCCGTGGTCATGCCAGCAGACTAGCCGACACACAAAAAAGGATGGTGCTCACCGCCATAGGTCACTCGTCGTCGAACTTGAGCATGTCGGCATGCATCTTCTCAAACCATGGCCTCTTCCTTGGCGACACGGTGTTGAGATCCACCTTCATGATCTCCACCCCCGTCATTATGCTAGCGAGAGCCACTTCTTTCGCCTTGGTCTTGGCATTGCCGGCCTCGATCTCTAGCATCTTGGCTTGCTTTTCCGCCTCCATCTCAAGCAACCTCATTTACTTCTCCGCCACCATTTCAAGCCTCCTTCTTTGGATCACCATGAAGGCGTtcatttgttcttccttgttttaTCGGCTCTTCTCCTCCCTTGAGTCTTTCTTGGTCATCGTGTCCTCTACGGTTGCGATCAGCGTTCGACGCCGCGTCCCGCTTGTCCTCCTTCTTGGAGTTGGTCTTCCCCGACGACCGTGGCTTCTCGCCATCCCCAACCTCCTCCACGGCCTTCTTCCCCCCCACGCGACATGAGGGCGGCATATTGCGCCTTGAACTACGAGAGGTTGAAGGACTTGCCATCGTGTTAGACATTGAATGCCTCCAAAGCTTGGAATGCCTACAAATGAATTGCATGCAAGCATATTGGCAAATGGATATGAAAATGGACATGGACATGCAAGCATAAACGGAATGACACAAAGAGGGACACTTGCTAGCATACCATGTCTTGCATGTCGATGCCACTCACGGGGCATGCCTTGATGCTCTCAAGAGTGGCACAAAACTTGTTTCACTCTTGTTGGATCACCTTCCAATGCTTCTAAATGGACACCCACCCATGCGTGCTTTGTATGGTACAGTGGAAACTTCTTGCGCTCATGGAACTCCGGATGACGAGTCACCGGCCATCGGTGTGGCGTTGAGGTCGATGGTGTAGGATCAAAAGTAGGTCTata contains:
- the LOC125539351 gene encoding protein RKD5-like isoform X1; this translates as MDAAAAAVTTLSALAVFASTLHQGAVRSVHGYRVVAMGGRCAWDRWVEREFAFSPTSCREVPLPAAAPRILPVEWRGRPAYREGQVLGAWRCVLAFDSIAAVPLPPTPPPMLCPFRNPGLVCVPSLYNDLYMVYQFQKFQQAPELVKRDSDEKSTRLEAEDKTSDVEVKEESGSDSDEDPQSGEDAELPAHVERRRRAKKQHIASITLADIAPYFHLPIREASRALKIGVSILKQKCRQYGIPRWPHRKIKSLDSLISDLEFVMDDTDGDVVQKETRRQREKEREKEKEKEKQEAIQALAKRKRLLESEKEIIQQKPALDLMAETKLFREDVFKRRYRAKRLPGQ
- the LOC125539351 gene encoding protein RKD5-like isoform X2, producing MDAAAAAVTTLSALAVFASTLHQGAVRSVHGYRVVAMGGRCAWDRWVEREFAFSPTSCREVPLPAAAPRILPVEWRGRPAYREGQVLGAWRCVLAFDSIAAVPLPPTPPPMLCPFRNPGLVCVPSLYNDLYMVYQFQKFQQAPELVKRDSDEKSTRLEAEDKTSDVEVKEESGSDSDEDPQSGEELPAHVERRRRAKKQHIASITLADIAPYFHLPIREASRALKIGVSILKQKCRQYGIPRWPHRKIKSLDSLISDLEFVMDDTDGDVVQKETRRQREKEREKEKEKEKQEAIQALAKRKRLLESEKEIIQQKPALDLMAETKLFREDVFKRRYRAKRLPGQ